The Triticum urartu cultivar G1812 chromosome 6, Tu2.1, whole genome shotgun sequence genome includes the window GACCCTGGCCGATGGATCAATGCGGCTGGCTTATCTCTTCTCAGCCCGGACGACACGGCCGTATGGATCTATATAGATATGATAGCTAAGCTATTCAATCTAGTGGAGTGGGGAGCTTAGCTAGGTGCGAACGTGGCCGTGGATGGTTCTGGCGCCAAGAAGAAAATGGCCGTGGACGGAGCTTATCGATGTTAACGAGGCAGCTTTGCGTACGTAGCAAATTGGACTGGTTCATTCTTGTGCGCTTGCGTAGAAGACAATGGGAGCATGCACGCAGACAAGCGGTGCGTCCGAGAGGTTCCTTGTGGAATCGGGGATCTAAGTGTCGGCCGGCAGTTGGATCGTACCCAAGATCCAAGCGTGCAGTCACTCACTAGGTTACATCACATGCGTGTACATCGTTTGGACTTGGGCTATAATGGATCCCATCATTGCCAACCGTTATCCCCCTGCCTGTCCGAATAGATCCAACATGAATAAATGCAGTACGACTTTTGCGTCCGCTAGGCGCGAGAGAAATCTCTATCTCTATCTCATGTGTACGACTAAAAGCACGGATTGTTTTTTACCACCGTACTTTCGTCCCTTTTTCATCCATCAACccatattttttttaaaaatgtttTGCTATCCGAGGTGGGACTAATAATTACTTCCTCCGTCctaaaattcttgtcttagatttatCTGTATTTAGACAGATTTAAGACAAGATTTTTGGGACGAAGGAAGTACATACAAAAGTTCCTTTGTTTCGTTTAGTGTATGTATAAATTTCTGGGCTTGGCGCTACGCAGAAGCCCAGTTAGCTTCCCATGTGTCATGTCAGGTGCTagaattttgaaaaaaaataaccAATCTGGCTACCTAGCTGTTGTGAAAGTGTAAActaacatgtggttggatggttagagggacagTGTTATTCCCAGCCCATCAGGGTTTAAGTCCCGGTGAACGCATCATTCCTagatttatttcagaattttcgGTGATGCGTTTTCAATGGGAGGAGATGTTCCTGTCGACGACAAGGCACCTACGGTGACTTTGTAAATTTCAAAATGacatgccggctcagtctctcggaaatgctcataggggtagggtgtgcgtgtgtgcgttcataggatGAGTGTATGCGTGTATGTATAAGCGCTTGCGTCTGTATTGATGTTCAAAAAAAAGCTGTTGTAAAAGTTTTTGTTGTATTATATAGATCTATATTGAACCGCCAGTTGGCTTTGCGCGTGCCACATTCTAATAAATTAAAAAGATAATGATATGAATTTTTGTAGCGGAATTAATGCAAAGCGTGGGTTGGAGTTTTCGCTCGACTGCGTGTGACATCCGTCGTTCAGCTGTGCCTTCGCATGGGCTCTTTTTTCATACGAGATGTTTTCGCGCCAAGTTTCTCGTATTCCCCACATGTTTATCCAACAAGTTTGTTAACATCATAAATAGTCCCACCTTGCTTCTTTACACCTAATTTCATCAATTTATATGTGTTCGTGAGTATGAGAATTAACAAGCAGCCTACAAAACAACTAACGAAGAGTGAGTTGTGGGTAGGGAAGAAATAAATATCCGGTGGGAAGAATAAATATAAGGAATTGTAGATTGTGAGATGAAAATTCCTGGTGGCATAAATAGAGGAGATTGTTGGATGCGGATTGAAAAATCCTGGTTGTCATAAATAAAGAGGGGATTGTAGACTTTCAAACGAAAAATCTTCGAAAAAATCTTGGTGGCATAAAGAAATGGGACTGTTGCGATTTGAAGAGATAACTCCAGAAGGCCTCAAGATTAAATTGATGATGCTATCGAAAGTAAAATGACTTTCTGAGCTAGACAGTGGCTTTTTGAGCATTAATATAGAACCTATCTCAAACCTTTCCCATGTCTGTTATAATGATCTTTTCATTTTCCTTTGTATATTAAGCTAGAAGATATTATTCTGCATTATTTTCAACCGTTACTTTTTACCAGACTGTACATTGTTCCAGTCAACACATCAAAATAGCAGGTCCACAGATCTAAAAGCTCATTGGTTTGGTGTTGGACCGATGGTGACGTACTTATGTTGCTTCCATTGTAGGTGTGATTTTTCTGTTACAAAGTGAGGTGAGTTGAGCTGATTGTTGCTACTTCTATTCGTGGTTTTTTTTTAGCAAAACTTCTATTCATGGTTATCAGCGTGTTCCTACACCACCCTTGGCAAGGCTGCATCCTATTTGCTGCTCGGCCATGCCCACTCTCCGTGCTTCCTACTCGTGCCAGTACTGAAGACCCTATAAATACATATCATTATATCATCCAAAAGCCAATGGCAGAAGGTGGAATCTTGCTTCTTATGCGAACATCTCCAAGTTCTTCTACGAGTATATCATAATCATTTGTAGATTGTTGAATTATTTTGATATCCTTTTTGGGGGGAATTATGGGATCCTAACCTTACATTATCTAAACGTTACTCGAAAGGCAGAAGCCGATCTTTATCGAATCATTACTCATAGGTGAGTGTGCCACAAGGTTCTCTTTGCAACCTTGATCTAACATTTTAGGCAGGATTACCACCTGAAGCAGTTTACATCATTACAACTTACCAGGAGAAGTAAAGAGTGTTAAAAAAAATTAAAAGTTGTGTACAAATATCTTGGAAAGGTAGAATCACATTGTGATTGTTAAGGGAACTGTTTAATGCTTTATCTTTATTCTTAATTACTCCCAAGAGATGATCTCTTGAAAAGCTTATATTCTTCTAATTATACAGACAAGCCAATCACTCGTTGTTTTTGTATGTCACCATGTAGAACAAAAGTGTCATGTGATGTGACCGCCATACAACCTGGAATATGTCCGGGTGGCCATTAAGTAACTTACGTGATAATTAATTCTTTGGCTTGAAAGTGTTGTAAATGTAGCCCCAATTCTATTGATTTGTTCAAGCAGCTACAACCCAAGGAACTTCTAGAGAATTAATATTGTTCAACTTTCAGGAAATGGTGTCAAGCAACATGTTGCTTGATGAAGGACCAAGGTAGTTGAAGAGGAACATGAAGCGGTATGAAAATTCCTCTGGTGGTCGAGCATCTTGTCAGTCTGTTTATATTGACCAGATTAGAAAAATCGCAGCGTAAAAACTTAAATCTTTTTCACAAGCCTTTGAGCAACATGTGCTATCTATGGCCTGATGCCATGATATACATGGTTTTGTGCTAAAACCATTTTTAGATGTGAAGTTCAAACAAGGTCGAAGTGGTTTtatgaaaaaaattgaaggccgtcaAAATAAAGAGTTATCAGTAGTGCACCACAACAGTTACATTTTTAAATACACACGAACTGTCAAACTTATTGTGTACCCGTTACAACGCATGGACCCTTTTGCTATGTCTTGATAATGTTCCTAATGACTCATTCGTCGTTATTTAAAACTTTGATTAGTTTGATGGTCCTTCTTTATAATGTTTGTGCAATTTGTACGGATAATTCCATATGCATATGCAATTTATCACGAAAATCTCTAACTAAGGGGAAAGACTACGTCCTACTATCTACGTCCTACTATCTACGTCAAGTGTTTGTTTGGGACAAGCCCAAATAGTGTTTCAATTTTTTATTAAAAATAAGAAAATTACCCAAAATTAACCTAATTATCGATGTTTATTTTAATTGAATATAAAAAACGATGCACAATAGCGCACGAAGCAGATTGTGTCTCTTTTTCGCCtggtgcaacgcacgggcatttatACTAGTTATTAAATAAATTAACTTGAATTAAGGTATAGAGCTGGTGTTCTCTAAAGAAACAATTAATCCTAGTCCAAGCAATATCGTGGAGTGAGTATGGTTTACACGATCGACACGGAGGAGACAGAGCAGGCGTTGTGCATTTGCCCGGCTTTCCACCGCTGTAGAGAAGTATgattctttgaagaatgaaacaAAATGTGGATCATTGGATATTTAAAGAAGGGCATATCAAGGGCTGAGATTCACAGACCCGTCACAAACAGCACCCCTTTTTCAGTTTGTGTAAAGTATTATTGACAGGTAAAAAAATGTATTATTGACCAGAAAAGTCGATCGCAGATCATTCGGCGGAGAGGAAGGCGACCACCCGATCCATGAGAACCGACGACTGGTCGCGCTCCGGCTGGAGGAGGAAGAACCCATGCTCCTCCCCGGGGGACTCCAGCCACTCCGCCGTGCCGGGCCACCCGCTCCCCTTGACGGCCTGATAATACGCGGCGGCCCTCGCCCGCCCAAAGTCCCTCTCGGCGGAGCAGACGAGCAGCCTCCGGCCCGCCAGCGCGCGCAAGCTCGGCGCCCCGGGAGCCATCGGGTTCAGCCTCGGGTCGTCCACCCCTAGGCCGTCGCCGTCCGGGCATATCAGCGCCCAGAGCTTCTCCATGTGATATCTCGTgtccgccgcctcgccgtccaCCGGCTCCTTCCCGCCAAACATGGGGTGCAGCAGGAGcgcccgctccaccaccgccccCGCGGGCAAACCGTCATGATCAGTGCTTCGTGTGCCGGCCATGATCGCCATGTTGTGGACGATGTTGGCGCCGCCGCTGTCGCCGGCCAGGAAGATGCGGCCGGCGTCGCCGTGCTCCGACAGCCACGGGTCGCCTACCCTCGACGCGGCCCAGCTGAGCGCCAGCCAGGAGTCGTCGTAGGCGGCCGGGATCGGGTGCTCCGGCGCGAGGCGGTAGTCGACGGACACGGCCAGGACGCCGGCCCGGGAGACGATGGAGTTGAGGTAGCCGTGGTACATCTGGGAGGCGGCCGAGCCGAGGACCAGGCCGCCGCCGTGGAAGTAGACGAGGATGGGCAGCCTCTCCCTCCCGCGGTCGGGGCCGTCGGGGAGCGCTGGCAGGTAGAGGCGGACGAAGACGCCGGTGGCGGCGTCGAGCACGACGTCCTTGGAGGTGACGCCCGTGGCGGCGTCGAAGCCGGGCTGGGTGGTGTCCGTGCCGAAGAAGCGCTCCACGCGGCCGTCCTCGTGGACGCGGAACGCCGGCGAGTCGAACAGCATCTTGCTGGCAGCTGGATCCATTGCTCACATGCAAGGTCGGTCGTCAGACCGTGGCCAAGAGATCGATGAGGGAGGACAGACCAGAGTAACACGGGCCTCTAATTAATACTGCTCCGCCATTGATTAGCTCAAAGACTTGAAGTAGTAGATAGTCTTCCCACGCTATCTTCCTCGCTATCTCATGCCCAAGCTTCGATTCACCTGCTGACACGCCATGGTTCAGCAGTCAAGTCAAAGTAGACGCCGGCCGGCCGTTGTCCCTGCCCGATCCAGAGATCGACAAGAGTAAAAGCGACCGACGACTATTGCACGCGTATTCCACTAGCTTTTCGTTTCGTTTGTGCCTTGGGTTTCCATCTGAGACTTGTCTATTAT containing:
- the LOC125513639 gene encoding 2-hydroxyisoflavanone dehydratase-like, which gives rise to MDPAASKMLFDSPAFRVHEDGRVERFFGTDTTQPGFDAATGVTSKDVVLDAATGVFVRLYLPALPDGPDRGRERLPILVYFHGGGLVLGSAASQMYHGYLNSIVSRAGVLAVSVDYRLAPEHPIPAAYDDSWLALSWAASRVGDPWLSEHGDAGRIFLAGDSGGANIVHNMAIMAGTRSTDHDGLPAGAVVERALLLHPMFGGKEPVDGEAADTRYHMEKLWALICPDGDGLGVDDPRLNPMAPGAPSLRALAGRRLLVCSAERDFGRARAAAYYQAVKGSGWPGTAEWLESPGEEHGFFLLQPERDQSSVLMDRVVAFLSAE